The genomic interval ctaacttattaattccttattgaatccacacttagaacttggaattgcactctcagtcatatagaacgctctatatgttccacgatatagatacgctattagttatccattgtcataatcctaatttgatcaatgaccctttaatagatgatctacattgaataggcattaagttaccgttacaccttcaatgtattttatccttaaaacacttagctccgtataaatgatatttcagcgaagtgaaatgagatctccaccatttatctctgtttagccaagcttgaaggatatcatcgtttcacttctaaattcttatagaagttatagactccatatttatgttagcgctcccactcaattatactatcatgttcctaaaatgtacgtatcaccctgactgttcaaaagtaggcttaactaacaaatcaaagaacatgtataatactcttgcgATCGAACCTAATcttatcaagattaagatcatatgatctaggatcaacgggtgatattgaattgaatagatattccggtaaattttaatatatctaattaaagttcaatatcggtcccttccgatgtatactccatacatccgatactggtaaactttgccaatgccttggaaaggacataacacttatccaaggtgtaagaatacctatcgctgattatcatgtcagtctaaatctagtgaactgacaaatcagggaataaactttcaaacatataattaagattatattccacttgctgacaacactataatcattaacaaattcatatgttctggacttaaatagaattcatacattatgtatatatataatcatgaaataaatcatgtgaaccatgcaacataaaatgttatttctgatctttattaataagtaaatctgattatattgaaatgagttttatttagggcacaaaatccaacaatttttttaaaacttcaaaaaatcataactaattcaaataaaatcgaaattaagttctgtaaaaaagtgaattgcttaattttttttttccaaactatccaacaaaaataattccagaaacgaaaattcaattatttttcataaaatttcacaagcatcaatcaatcatcatataacacacagatcaacatgaaaccatccaaatcaacacatatcattgttttaattcatatttcatgaaagtaaatcaataccatggctctgatacgagttgttggaaatattttaccaggatctagatttactaccatgtatgttttattaacatcctaacatgaattctaaaataatgaaataaacacatataaagtttaggaaatcttacattgggtgcagcggaatataatgactccttttgttcagatctctagcccttgattcctttctgtagcagagcatcaccaagatctgaacctggatctctttctctcattcctttgctgctgattctccttcttgttgattggattcttcacaatcttccactctatgattgagataccacttgatgtgtgtgggcacttactcattcactcaaggttcgaaaatagaagaagaaaagagaggaagagggtggcggctatgtatagaataggaggctcaactttcatctaacagagttaagtgtgaatgtgagccatcactatctatttataggtaaccacctaagtttaggttagaattatttggcattaaaataatgaaaaaataaacgaTAAAAACCATTAattgtggccggccatgggctttggatattgggcctcacttatgcaattttgctgttttatcatttctgcatctcattttctcaaaaacgccaattttccaattcaaccatttaaataccaattctaattatttaataactaaaaattaattattaaataatattgtcatttaatatttttattaatttagacatataaagtctcttaattaacaaataaaacctagaatctcttttcttcataattttgcccttgcttagtgaaaattcataaactaggcatagtctaactttagaactataattaattaattaaaatcaattaactgagtcttacaagcagtatggtctcaactagtatggggaccatgggcctatataaccaagtttccaataagctgaaccgaatttaccaagtaaattccttaacttattaattccttattgaatccacactaagaactttgaattgcactctcagtcatatagaacgctctatattcccacgatatagatacgctattaattatccattgttataatcctaatttgatcaatgaccctctaataaatgatctacattgaatagggactaaattacagttacaccttcaatttattttatccttaaaacacttagctacgtataaatgatattttagcgaagtgaaaatgagatctcaaccatttatctctgtttagccaagctcgaaggatatcatcgtttcacttctaaattcctatagaagttatagattccatatttatgttagcgctcccactcaattatactatcatgttcccaaaatatacgtatcaccctcacccaaaagtaggcttaactaacaaatcaaagaacatgtataatattcttgagatcgaacctaaccatatcaggattaagatcatttgatctaggatcaacatgtgatattgaattgaatagatattacggtaaattttaacatatctaatcaaagttcaatatcggtcccttccgatgtatactccatacaaccgatactggtaaactttgccaataccatggaaaggacataccacttatccaaggtgtaatacctatcgctgattatcatgccagtctaaatccagtgaattgacaaatcagggaataaattttcgaacatataatcaagattatattctactgtgctgacaacactataatcattaacaaattcatatgttctggacttaaatagaatttatacattatatatataatcatgaaataaatcatgtgaaccatgcaacataaaatattatttctgatctttattagtaaatctgattatattgaaatgagttttatttagggcacaaaacccaacacaatgctcatataatttaaactgttgcataaataattttaatattttgataaaatttggttcgggataatttttttaaatctttataGATAGAACGTGGCTATCTGACGGTTTTTGTtggtttaatgaaatattttaagaaaataaaaatattctattaaatttaacggtgttagtaggtttaattttataaatatatataatattaatattatttgttttaagtTAATTCAACttatactaattttaaattattttaaatatatgtaaatattaatataaattcgAACTGAGGATGGGTTTTTGGAGTTAGCACAGCCTCGAGGGATCGCGACCCTTTgtcattatttataatattattattcttttattattaattttaatattgagtagtatatttaattttaattatcttaaatttaatatttatttttcttacattaaaactttaaatattttttaaaaataaataaaattaaaaaattaattgattttctttaatttataaaattttaaaaatacacacaacaaaaataaaattaaaaatataattgagtaTACTTAACAataatttagtatatttatatattttgatcaaAATTCAACATTTAATTTATTGGGTGATTTTTATAATGCACCCCTTTAAAAAGAATGTATTGATACACCCTTAACTTATTTCGGcatctagaaaaaaaatttagtctatttttttttttcatattcatgtacgttatagctatttaagatatcctacaaaattttgagaaattcagaataatttacaatatagaaaacaatgttcaaacagtcgattttacacgcgtataaaataaaatagtcacagGTGCAACACACTATTTGAACATAGTTTTCAgcatgttaaacttttccaaatttcttaaaattttgcaggatgtcttaaatagctataacgtacatgaatataaaaaaaaaaactaaaaaattattttggataCCGAAACAAATtaagggtgcatcagtacatcccttttaagggggtgcattgtagctatatttttttaatttttaattactttttaaaatttatttaatttaaaatttgataattCGGTATGTTTACTAATGGGTGAttttacaatgcaccccctcAAAAGAGATATACTAATGCACCCTttacttgtttcggcatccagaaaaattttttagtctaattttttttcatattcatgtatgctataactatttaagatatcctacaaaattttaagaaattcggaataatttacaatatagaaaataatgttcaaatagtctattttaccatcgtataaaataaaatagtcacgcgtgcaatacaCTGGTTGAACGCAATTTTGGCGTGTCAAACTTTttagaatttcttaaaattttgcaggatgtcttaaataagtataatttacatgaccatgaaaaaaaattgactaaaaaaattatttcggatactaaaaCAAACAGAGATATATCGATGTATCCCTTTTAAGGaggtgcattatagaatttccctttactaatttatatatagtagagcctctatttaagaatactctattcaagaataacctctaatttgttataaaaaaataaagtcccaatttgggtcagttataaataagaataatctctaaattgtaattagttatacattttctaagtcccatattaacaaagtatacctctatataagaataattacatcttaataaaatatatacatatgttttgtaaatttatttacataaaattaataattttattccaaaTTGTAACATATGTATTACCATTATatttattctaaaataattctattataatatagtattaataattatttattgttattattgttacattgatattttttagtattttaatttttttttctagtataactctatttagttataacctctcaattagaatatagtTTGATTGGTCTAAAgtctattcttgaatagaggttctactatatatataatttaggatgattctacaatgcacccctcacttgtttcggcatccagaaaaaaaaatttaatctatttttttttttttataatcatgtacgttatagctatttaagataatttataaaattttgagaaatttcgaataatttataatatagaaaataattttcaaacagtctattttacacgcgtataaaataaaatagtcacgtgtgcaatacactgtttgaacgtagttttcggcgtgttaaacttttccaaatttcttaaaattttgcaacatgtcttaaataactataacgtacatgaccatgagaaaaaatttgactaaaaaattattttgagtgTTAAAACAGATAAGAATGAATCAATGTATGATTTTAAGGTGAATTGTAGAATTTCCctataattcacaaattttataaagaaaataaaataacaggaaaaaaaaattaaaaaaaggctTGGATTCTGACTTTGGTCGGGTTTTGGGCGTAGCCATCGTCAGCTCTCTTCTTAGAAACCCTAACTATCCGCCACTCCTGAACCTCCGCTCCGGCTCCGATGGCGAGGAAGCGAAAATTGGAGTCTAGATCCAAAGATCCTAACAAACCTCCCAAGAAGCACCAACAACTACAGGTTTTTGAGGATCCTAAGTATCCCGAGGAAGAAGAGTACGAAGAAATTGAACAAGAGTACGAAGAAGTTGAAGAAGAGGAGGAGGACGACGACGacgatgaagaagaagaggaagaagatgagGAGGAAGACGATGAGGAAGAAGATGACGACCAGGAAGGTGCTCTTAAGTCAAGCGCCGCCGCCAATCGTGTAAAGCGGAAGGTTGAGACATCCGCCTCAGGTAGGGCTGGTGACATCGATGATGAGGAAGAGATTCAGaagcttcttgaaccattcaGCAAAGAACATCTTATGAATCTCTTATGCGAAGCAGCGGATAAGCACCCGGACGTGGCGGATCGGATTCGGAAGGTTGCTGATGAGGACCCGGTTCACCGTAAAATCTTCGTCCACGGTCTTGGTTGGGACACCAACGCAGAGACGTTGAAGAACGCCTTCATAGAATATGGTGAGATCGAGGAATGCAAGGCTGTCTGCGATAAAGTCTCAGGCAAGTCCAAAGGGTATGGCTTTATCGTATTTAAGAATAGGGGCGGGGCGCGTAGGGCACTAAAGGTGCCTCAGAAGAAGATTGGTAATCGGGTGACGGCTTGCCAACTCGCTTCACTTGGCCCAGCTCCAACTCCTGGTGCTGGGGCGTCGGCAGCAGCCCAGTCGGCGCAGCTGCAGACTCCGACTTCTGAGTACACGCAGAGAAAGATATACGTGAGCAATGTTGGGGCGGAGCTGGATCCACAGAAACTGCTTACATTCTTTTCCAAGTATGGAGAAATTGAGGACGGGCCATTGGGGATGGATAAGCATACTGGGAAGCCTAAAGGGTTTTGCTTGTTTGTGTATAAGTCTGTGGAGAGTGCGAAGAAGGCTCTTGAAGAGCCACATAAGAATTTTGAAGGCAACATTTTGCATTGCCAGAGAGCGATTGATGGTCCTAAGTCGGGCAAGTCCCAACAACACAATCACCACCACCATAACCATAGCCAAAACCCAAAGCAACATGGTGCTCAGTTCCAGAGAAATGAAAATGCTGGGTTTGTTGGCGGGAGTGCAGCTGGGACGGGGCACTTGATGGCACCAGGTGGAGCTGGGACTGGATTCAACCAGGGAGCTGCGGCAGTTCAGGCATTGAACCCTGCACTTGGGCAAGCTCTGACTGCGTTGCTGGCAACTCAGGGTGCTGGTTTGGGGTTGACTAACTTGTTTGGGACGATGGGGGCTGGTACTGCTGTGACCCCAGGAATAGCAGGAGGAGGTCATGGAATGCAGGGTGCTTATGTGAATCAAGCTAATATGAGTCCCGGTATGATGGGAGCATATGGGAACCAAGGGGGAGTGCCAGGTGGATACCTGAACCAGCAGATAGGGCAGGGGGGACCTGGGAGAGGACAGCAGGGCGCCGGTCAATATGGGGGTGCTTCAGCATATATGGGGAACTAGGTGAGCCACAGGTATTGTATATGTACTTTACTAGGTGATTTTGATCGGTAATTTAAACTTTTTTCTACCAAGTAAACAAGAAATTGAATCATCAAAGCACAATTTACGTAATTATATGATTGACATGCTAAGAATAATTGGAAGTGTGTAAGCATTTCCCTTTTAAACTTTGCCGTATATTTGTTCCCTTAAAAACCTTCCTAATTTCTTTCTGAAGCTGTGATAGTGAGACCAAAGTTTTGAGATATCGTAGCTAATAATAAACTGATGTTGTAGAACGTACCACAAGTTAGATAGTTAAGAGCATTTCTTTTTGATTCACATAATTTAATctatcatatatttatatattaatatagttgACTAGAAGGATGCTCTAGTATATTATATCcccttatttatatattaatttatttgactAGAAGGATGCTCAAGTATATTATATCCCCTTGCAATATATCTATGTGTATAAATACACTTGCATACTGTGATATATTTGCTGTAAAACATTGTACTTAGCTATTTGTAAAGTAGAATTCTGCAATTCTTTTGCTTGTTTTTGAGAAGAATTCAATGCTCAATACCCTATGGGAAAAAAGGGAGGATTTAATGAGAGTATTGAAGTGTATCTGGCGCAAATATTCATTTGAAGGAGAGAGGGTCCTTGTGCTCAAAGATTTTGCATACAGAAGGTGTGACTTTAGGATAGTAATTGGTGGAATCAACGGCTGCATCAAGTTAGTAATCATCCACACCTGCGTTTCAATGGATTATAAAGTCTCGTGGAAGCTTTATGAAGAGTTCTGTTGATCTATTAGGTGTATAATCAGTGTTCATTTTGGTTATTTAGAATATTGTTttccaaatttattttttggtcGTACACATATTCATTGATCATTTAGATTGTTGAATATTAACAAGGATATTTGATATTGACCTCTACCTGCAAGATTGGCTTGTTATGTAGTGTATCTAATTTGTGCAAGAAAAAATTGATGGACCATTTTAGAAGGCAACATATTTTTCTTGGGGATCTGATGAGAACCTGCTGCCAATTTCTTAAACCAGTAGCAAAATACACACACAATAGCAAGAGTAACTGTTGGGCTTCTCCTTTATGAAGAAACACACgatcttattttaaaaactatttttagaaTATGATTCAAATTGTTTTTAGAGATGTCAttgttatcccactttttaaTTAGCACCTG from Cannabis sativa cultivar Pink pepper isolate KNU-18-1 chromosome 4, ASM2916894v1, whole genome shotgun sequence carries:
- the LOC115712643 gene encoding UBP1-associated protein 2A, giving the protein MARKRKLESRSKDPNKPPKKHQQLQVFEDPKYPEEEEYEEIEQEYEEVEEEEEDDDDDEEEEEEDEEEDDEEEDDDQEGALKSSAAANRVKRKVETSASGRAGDIDDEEEIQKLLEPFSKEHLMNLLCEAADKHPDVADRIRKVADEDPVHRKIFVHGLGWDTNAETLKNAFIEYGEIEECKAVCDKVSGKSKGYGFIVFKNRGGARRALKVPQKKIGNRVTACQLASLGPAPTPGAGASAAAQSAQLQTPTSEYTQRKIYVSNVGAELDPQKLLTFFSKYGEIEDGPLGMDKHTGKPKGFCLFVYKSVESAKKALEEPHKNFEGNILHCQRAIDGPKSGKSQQHNHHHHNHSQNPKQHGAQFQRNENAGFVGGSAAGTGHLMAPGGAGTGFNQGAAAVQALNPALGQALTALLATQGAGLGLTNLFGTMGAGTAVTPGIAGGGHGMQGAYVNQANMSPGMMGAYGNQGGVPGGYLNQQIGQGGPGRGQQGAGQYGGASAYMGN